From Pseudomonas hefeiensis, one genomic window encodes:
- a CDS encoding TetR/AcrR family transcriptional regulator produces the protein MAQSETVERILDAAEQLFAEKGFAETSLRLITSKAGVNLAAVNYHFGSKKALIQAVFSRFLGPFCVSLDRELERRQAKPDVKPTLEELLEILVEQALVVQPRSGNDLSIFMRLLGLAFSQSQGHLRRYLEDMYGKVFRRYMLLVNEAAPRIPPIELFWRVHFMLGAAAFSMSGIKALRAIAETDFGVNTSIEQVMRLMVPFLAAGMRAESGVTDEAMAAAQLRPRSKSTPALAKA, from the coding sequence ATGGCCCAGTCGGAAACCGTTGAACGCATTCTCGATGCTGCCGAGCAATTGTTCGCGGAAAAAGGTTTCGCTGAAACTTCATTGCGTCTGATCACCAGCAAGGCCGGGGTGAACCTGGCGGCGGTGAATTATCACTTCGGTTCGAAGAAAGCGCTGATCCAGGCGGTGTTCTCGCGTTTCCTCGGGCCTTTCTGTGTCAGCCTGGATCGTGAGCTGGAGCGGCGTCAGGCCAAGCCAGACGTCAAGCCAACCCTGGAAGAGCTGCTGGAGATCCTCGTCGAGCAGGCCCTTGTCGTGCAGCCGCGTAGCGGTAACGACCTTTCCATTTTCATGCGCTTGCTGGGCCTGGCATTCAGCCAGAGCCAGGGCCACCTGCGGCGTTATCTGGAAGACATGTACGGCAAAGTGTTCCGTCGTTACATGCTCCTGGTCAACGAGGCCGCCCCGCGCATTCCGCCGATCGAGTTGTTCTGGCGCGTGCATTTCATGCTCGGCGCCGCCGCCTTCAGCATGTCCGGCATCAAGGCGCTGCGGGCTATCGCTGAAACCGATTTCGGTGTGAATACATCGATTGAGCAAGTGATGCGTCTGATGGTGCCATTCCTGGCCGCTGGCATGCGCGCCGAAAGTGGCGTCACCGATGAGGCCATGGCTGCCGCGCAGTTGCGTCCGCGCAGCAAATCGACCCCGGCGCTCGCCAAGGCCTGA
- a CDS encoding universal stress protein, translated as MYYEHVLVAVDLTEECDPVVKRALALCEGRDTKLSLVHIVEPMAMAFGGDVPMDLSQLQQQQFDQAKERLDRLIVKYPALKKEYSHLTYGQPRQEIHHLAKEQGCDLIVVGSHGRHGLALLLGSTANDVLHGAPCDVLAVHLVKRT; from the coding sequence ATGTACTACGAACACGTCCTGGTCGCCGTCGACCTCACTGAAGAATGTGATCCCGTCGTCAAGCGTGCTCTGGCCCTTTGCGAAGGTCGAGACACCAAACTGTCGCTGGTTCACATCGTCGAACCAATGGCCATGGCCTTCGGCGGTGATGTGCCGATGGACCTTTCCCAGTTGCAACAACAACAATTCGATCAAGCCAAGGAACGCCTTGACCGGCTGATCGTGAAATACCCAGCCCTGAAAAAGGAATACAGCCACCTGACCTACGGCCAACCACGCCAGGAGATCCATCACCTGGCCAAGGAACAGGGTTGCGACCTGATCGTCGTGGGCAGCCATGGCCGTCACGGCCTGGCGCTGCTGCTTGGCTCTACCGCCAATGACGTGCTACACGGCGCGCCTTGCGATGTGCTCGCGGTGCATCTGGTCAAGCGCACATAA
- the sulA gene encoding SOS-induced cell division inhibitor SulA has translation MQFPHAPQHTQLPLFEAFMAQPLVPALKEVIESPWGTEPEAFSELSLRGAAGNCLNLLAPILRELSQDQDARWLTLIAPPASVTQAWLRDAGLNRERILLLQPRGTQSAQQLTCEALRLGRSHTVVSWLNPLTTTARQQLISAARTGDAQSLNIRLG, from the coding sequence ATGCAGTTCCCACACGCACCACAACACACTCAACTTCCGCTGTTCGAGGCGTTTATGGCCCAACCGCTGGTTCCCGCCCTCAAAGAGGTGATCGAGTCACCTTGGGGCACCGAGCCCGAGGCCTTCAGCGAACTGTCGTTACGTGGTGCAGCCGGGAACTGCCTGAACCTGCTGGCGCCGATCCTGCGCGAGCTAAGCCAGGACCAGGACGCTCGCTGGCTGACGTTAATCGCACCACCGGCCAGCGTCACCCAGGCCTGGCTGCGAGATGCGGGCCTGAACCGTGAGCGCATCCTGCTGCTACAACCGCGGGGCACTCAAAGCGCCCAGCAACTGACCTGCGAAGCGTTGCGCCTGGGCCGCAGCCATACGGTGGTCAGCTGGCTCAATCCATTGACCACGACCGCACGGCAACAGTTGATCAGCGCCGCGCGCACCGGGGACGCACAAAGCCTGAATATTCGATTGGGCTAA
- a CDS encoding DUF6586 family protein gives MAHELYTRTNQKIYFAGLSLEALARAEDGRAMNSPALTQAGRESALFHLYGALLGLCHEIAGFYRLPQANAPRAELLLTREVLETIAIPELAEMVELAHNPQTWLAKLLAAHAALFEPPRAPRKPKGDVTQPLIMAVNLDEEEPEQALSREELESWRQNLKSLAIRFREGLNEC, from the coding sequence ATGGCCCACGAACTCTATACCCGCACCAATCAGAAAATATATTTCGCCGGCCTGTCGCTCGAAGCGCTCGCCAGGGCAGAGGATGGGCGGGCGATGAATTCTCCCGCGCTGACCCAGGCCGGGCGCGAATCGGCGCTGTTTCATCTGTACGGCGCGTTGTTGGGGTTGTGCCATGAAATTGCCGGGTTCTACCGCCTGCCGCAAGCAAATGCGCCCCGGGCCGAACTGCTGTTGACCCGCGAAGTATTGGAAACCATCGCCATCCCGGAACTGGCCGAAATGGTCGAGCTGGCGCACAACCCGCAAACCTGGCTGGCAAAGCTGTTGGCGGCACACGCGGCGCTGTTCGAGCCGCCCCGGGCTCCTCGCAAGCCTAAGGGGGACGTGACTCAGCCTTTGATCATGGCGGTCAATCTGGACGAAGAAGAGCCCGAGCAGGCGTTGAGCCGGGAGGAGCTGGAAAGCTGGCGTCAGAACCTCAAGAGCCTGGCAATCCGCTTTCGTGAAGGGCTGAACGAGTGTTGA
- the nagZ gene encoding beta-N-acetylhexosaminidase, translating into MTAGLQGSLMVDVAGTWLTAEDRHLLRQPEVGGLIIFARNIEHPRQVRELSASIRAIRPDLLLAVDQEGGRVQRLRQGFVRLPAMRAIADNPNAEYLAEQCGWIMATEVLAVGLDLSFAPVLDLDYQRSAVVGSRAFEGDPERAALLAGAFIRGMNTAGMAATGKHFPGHGWAEADSHVAIPNDERSLEQIRANDLVPFAKLSKQLAAVMPAHVIYPQVDANPAGFSRRWLQDILRGELQFDGVIFSDDLSMAGAHVVGDAASRIEAALSAGCDMGLVCNDRAAAELALSAAQRLKVKPSARIARMRGQAFASTEYRQDPRWLTAIGALKTAQLID; encoded by the coding sequence ATGACTGCTGGCCTGCAAGGCTCGTTGATGGTGGACGTCGCCGGTACCTGGTTGACGGCCGAAGATCGCCACCTGTTGCGCCAGCCCGAAGTGGGTGGCCTGATCATTTTTGCTCGCAACATCGAGCATCCCCGTCAGGTGCGCGAGCTGAGCGCCTCGATTCGCGCCATCCGTCCCGATCTGCTGTTGGCGGTCGATCAGGAAGGCGGGCGTGTTCAGCGCCTGCGCCAGGGGTTTGTCCGTTTGCCGGCAATGCGGGCGATTGCCGACAACCCGAATGCCGAATACCTGGCCGAGCAGTGCGGCTGGATCATGGCCACTGAAGTACTGGCGGTCGGCCTCGATTTGAGTTTCGCCCCGGTGCTGGACCTCGACTATCAACGCAGCGCGGTGGTCGGCAGTCGTGCCTTCGAAGGCGACCCCGAGCGTGCCGCGCTGTTGGCAGGTGCCTTCATCCGGGGCATGAACACCGCCGGTATGGCCGCCACCGGCAAACATTTCCCCGGCCACGGCTGGGCCGAAGCTGATTCTCATGTGGCCATTCCCAACGATGAGCGCAGCCTTGAACAGATCCGCGCCAATGATTTGGTTCCGTTCGCCAAACTGAGCAAGCAACTGGCGGCAGTTATGCCGGCCCATGTCATTTATCCGCAGGTCGATGCCAATCCAGCCGGTTTTTCCCGGCGCTGGTTGCAGGACATCCTGCGTGGCGAATTGCAGTTCGATGGCGTGATCTTCAGCGATGATCTGTCTATGGCGGGCGCTCACGTGGTCGGGGATGCCGCCAGTCGTATCGAGGCGGCGTTGTCGGCCGGTTGCGACATGGGGCTGGTATGCAACGACCGCGCTGCTGCGGAACTGGCCTTGAGCGCCGCCCAGCGGTTGAAGGTCAAGCCATCGGCGCGGATCGCACGCATGCGCGGCCAGGCATTCGCCTCCACCGAGTACCGCCAGGACCCACGCTGGCTGACGGCAATCGGCGCGCTGAAAACCGCCCAACTGATCGATTAA
- a CDS encoding S-methyl-5'-thioinosine phosphorylase, whose product MTVYAIIGGTGLTQLEGLTIRQSLAVETPYGAPSAEVQIGDYAGREVLFLARHGHPHRLPPHQVNYRANLWALKQAGAEAILAVNAVGGIHAAMGTGHFCVPHQLIDYTSGRQHTYFADDLEAVTHIDFSYPYSEALRQQLIAALAAEGCGYSSHGVYACTQGPRLETVAEIARLERDGCDIVGMTGMPEAALARELELDYACLALVVNPAAGKSTAVITMAEIEQALHDGMGKVKSTLARVLAAG is encoded by the coding sequence ATGACCGTTTACGCAATTATCGGCGGCACTGGCCTGACCCAGCTCGAAGGTCTGACCATTCGCCAGTCCCTGGCAGTAGAAACGCCCTATGGTGCGCCATCGGCCGAGGTGCAGATCGGTGACTACGCCGGGCGCGAAGTGCTGTTTCTGGCCCGTCATGGCCATCCGCATCGCTTGCCTCCTCACCAGGTGAACTATCGCGCCAACCTCTGGGCGTTGAAGCAGGCCGGTGCCGAGGCGATCCTGGCGGTCAATGCCGTGGGCGGGATTCATGCCGCGATGGGGACCGGGCATTTCTGCGTTCCTCACCAATTGATCGATTACACCAGCGGCCGTCAGCACACCTATTTTGCCGATGACCTGGAGGCGGTTACTCACATTGATTTCAGCTACCCCTACAGCGAGGCGCTGCGCCAGCAACTGATCGCCGCCCTGGCCGCCGAAGGCTGTGGCTACAGCAGCCATGGCGTATACGCCTGCACCCAGGGCCCGCGCCTGGAAACCGTGGCCGAAATCGCCCGCCTGGAGCGCGACGGTTGCGACATCGTCGGCATGACCGGCATGCCGGAAGCGGCGCTGGCCCGTGAGCTGGAGCTCGATTACGCCTGCCTGGCCCTGGTGGTGAATCCGGCGGCGGGCAAGTCCACGGCTGTGATCACCATGGCCGAGATTGAGCAGGCGCTGCATGACGGGATGGGAAAGGTGAAGTCGACGTTGGCGCGGGTATTGGCGGCTGGCTAG
- the lexA gene encoding transcriptional repressor LexA produces the protein MLKLTPRQAEILAFIKRCLEDNGYPPTRAEIAQELGFKSPNAAEEHLKALARKGAIEMTPGASRGIRIPGFEAKADETTLPIIGRVAAGAPILAEQHVEESCNINPSFFHPRADYLLRVHGMSMKDIGIFDGDLLAVHTTREARNGQIVVARIGDEVTVKRFKRDGSKVWLIAENPEFAPIEVNLKDQDLVIEGLSVGVIRR, from the coding sequence ATGCTAAAGCTGACGCCACGCCAAGCAGAGATTCTGGCCTTCATCAAACGCTGCCTCGAAGACAACGGCTACCCGCCGACCCGCGCGGAAATCGCTCAGGAACTGGGTTTCAAGTCGCCCAACGCGGCTGAAGAACACCTCAAGGCACTGGCTCGCAAGGGCGCTATCGAAATGACCCCGGGCGCATCCCGCGGCATTCGTATCCCCGGCTTTGAGGCCAAGGCCGACGAAACCACCCTGCCGATCATCGGCCGGGTAGCAGCAGGCGCTCCGATCCTCGCCGAGCAGCATGTCGAGGAGTCCTGCAACATCAACCCGTCGTTCTTCCATCCACGAGCTGATTACCTTCTTCGCGTGCACGGCATGAGCATGAAGGACATCGGCATCTTCGACGGTGACCTTCTGGCAGTCCACACCACCCGCGAAGCCCGCAACGGCCAGATCGTGGTGGCGCGAATCGGCGATGAAGTGACCGTCAAGCGTTTCAAGCGCGACGGTAGCAAGGTCTGGCTGATTGCCGAGAACCCCGAATTCGCCCCTATCGAAGTCAATCTTAAAGATCAGGATCTGGTCATCGAAGGCTTGAGTGTCGGCGTTATCCGCCGCTAA
- the topA gene encoding type I DNA topoisomerase: MGKSLVIVESPAKAKTINKYLGNQYVVKSSIGHIRDLPTSGSASASKEPAAKRGKAAAGEAPVLSPKEKARKQLVSRMGVDPDHGWKAKYEILPGKEKVIEELRRLAKDADTIYLATDLDREGEAIAWHLREAIGGDDSRYKRVVFNEITKKAIQEAFSQPGELDIDRVNAQQARRFLDRVVGYMVSPLLWAKIARGLSAGRVQSVAVKLVVEREREIRAFIPEEYWEVHADLGTAKGATVRFDVAREKGEAFKPLNEAQAMAALEKLKASSYSIVKREDKPTSSKPSAPFITSTLQQAASNRLGFGVKKTMMMAQRLYEAGYITYMRTDSTNLSVDAVTMARTYIESEFGKKYLPETPNVYSSKEGAQEAHEAIRPSDANTEPSKLSGMERDAERLYELIWRQFLACQMLPAQYLSTTVSVGAGDFELRAKGRILKFDGYTRVMPQITKPGDDDVLPDMAQGDVMKLIKLDPTQHFTKPPARYSEASLVKEMEKRGIGRPSTYAAIISTIQDRGYVALHNRRFYSEKMGDIVTERLSESFSNLMDYGFTAGMEENLDDVAQGERDWKNVLDEFYGDFKKKLEVAESAENGMRANQPVMTDIPCLTCGRPMQIRTASTGVFLGCSGYSLPPKERCKATVNLVPGDEIAADDEGESESLVLRGKHRCPICSTAMDAYLLDEKRKLHICGNNPDCAGYEIEQGTYRIKGYEGPSLECDKCGSEMQLKTGRFGKFFGCTNPTCKNTRKLLKSGDAAPPKMDPVKMPELKCEKVNDTYILRDGASGLFLAASQFPKNRETRAPLVMEIVPHKDEIDPKYHFLCAAPQKDPEGRPAVIRYSRKTKEQYVQTEVDGKPTGWKAYYDGGKWTVEDKR, encoded by the coding sequence ATGGGCAAATCGCTGGTCATTGTGGAATCCCCGGCTAAGGCCAAGACCATCAACAAGTATCTGGGCAACCAATACGTGGTGAAGTCGAGTATCGGCCATATCCGAGACCTGCCCACCAGCGGTTCGGCTAGCGCCAGCAAGGAGCCAGCCGCCAAGCGTGGCAAGGCTGCCGCCGGTGAAGCGCCGGTGCTGTCGCCGAAGGAGAAGGCGCGCAAGCAACTGGTCTCACGCATGGGGGTGGATCCGGACCACGGCTGGAAAGCCAAGTACGAGATCCTCCCAGGCAAGGAGAAGGTCATCGAAGAGCTGCGCCGGCTCGCCAAGGATGCCGACACCATCTATCTGGCGACGGACTTGGACCGCGAAGGGGAAGCCATTGCCTGGCACCTGCGCGAAGCCATTGGTGGGGATGACAGCCGTTACAAGCGCGTGGTGTTCAACGAAATCACCAAGAAGGCCATCCAGGAGGCCTTTTCCCAACCAGGCGAGCTGGACATTGATCGGGTCAACGCCCAGCAGGCGCGACGCTTCCTCGATCGCGTAGTGGGCTACATGGTCTCGCCACTGCTGTGGGCCAAGATCGCTCGCGGTCTGTCGGCCGGTCGCGTGCAGTCCGTCGCCGTGAAGCTGGTGGTGGAGCGCGAGCGCGAAATCCGTGCGTTCATCCCTGAAGAATACTGGGAAGTTCACGCCGACCTCGGCACCGCCAAGGGCGCTACCGTGCGCTTCGACGTGGCCCGGGAGAAGGGTGAGGCCTTCAAGCCGCTCAACGAAGCCCAGGCCATGGCCGCGCTGGAGAAGCTCAAGGCTTCCAGCTACAGCATCGTCAAGCGCGAAGACAAGCCGACCAGCAGCAAGCCGTCGGCACCGTTCATCACCTCCACGTTGCAACAGGCCGCCAGCAATCGCCTGGGTTTCGGCGTGAAGAAAACCATGATGATGGCCCAGCGTTTGTACGAAGCGGGCTACATCACGTATATGCGTACCGACTCGACCAACCTTTCGGTCGATGCCGTGACAATGGCGCGCACATATATAGAAAGCGAGTTCGGCAAGAAATACCTGCCGGAGACGCCGAACGTCTACAGCAGCAAGGAAGGCGCACAAGAGGCTCACGAAGCGATTCGTCCATCCGATGCCAACACCGAGCCAAGCAAGCTGTCGGGCATGGAACGCGATGCCGAGCGCCTCTACGAGCTGATCTGGCGCCAGTTCCTGGCCTGCCAGATGTTGCCGGCGCAATACCTGTCGACCACCGTCAGCGTCGGTGCCGGCGACTTCGAGCTGCGCGCCAAGGGCCGCATCCTGAAGTTCGACGGCTACACCCGCGTCATGCCGCAAATCACCAAGCCGGGTGACGACGACGTCCTGCCAGACATGGCCCAGGGCGATGTGATGAAGCTGATCAAGCTTGATCCAACCCAGCACTTCACCAAACCGCCGGCCCGTTATTCGGAAGCCAGCCTGGTCAAGGAAATGGAAAAGCGCGGCATCGGTCGTCCTTCGACCTACGCGGCGATCATTTCCACCATTCAGGACCGCGGCTACGTGGCGCTGCACAACCGTCGGTTCTATTCGGAAAAAATGGGAGACATCGTCACCGAGCGTTTGTCCGAGAGCTTCTCCAACCTGATGGACTACGGCTTCACCGCCGGCATGGAAGAGAACCTCGACGATGTGGCCCAGGGTGAGCGGGACTGGAAAAACGTCCTCGACGAGTTTTATGGCGACTTCAAGAAAAAACTCGAAGTAGCCGAAAGTGCCGAGAACGGCATGCGGGCCAACCAGCCGGTCATGACCGACATCCCATGCTTGACGTGTGGTCGTCCGATGCAGATCCGCACCGCCTCGACAGGCGTGTTCCTGGGTTGCTCGGGCTACAGCCTGCCACCCAAGGAGCGCTGCAAGGCGACGGTCAACCTGGTGCCGGGCGATGAAATCGCTGCGGACGACGAGGGTGAATCGGAATCCCTGGTGCTGCGCGGCAAGCACCGCTGCCCAATCTGCAGCACGGCGATGGATGCCTACCTACTGGATGAAAAGCGCAAGCTGCACATCTGCGGCAACAATCCCGATTGCGCCGGTTACGAGATCGAACAGGGCACCTATCGCATCAAGGGCTATGAAGGCCCGAGCCTGGAATGCGACAAGTGTGGCAGTGAGATGCAACTCAAGACCGGCCGCTTCGGCAAGTTCTTTGGCTGCACCAATCCGACCTGCAAGAACACCCGCAAACTGCTCAAGAGCGGTGACGCGGCGCCGCCGAAGATGGACCCGGTGAAGATGCCTGAGCTCAAGTGCGAGAAGGTCAACGACACCTATATCCTGCGCGACGGCGCGTCCGGCCTGTTCCTGGCGGCCAGCCAGTTCCCGAAAAACCGCGAGACCCGTGCGCCGCTGGTAATGGAGATCGTGCCGCACAAGGACGAAATCGATCCGAAGTACCATTTCCTCTGCGCAGCACCGCAGAAGGATCCGGAAGGTCGTCCAGCGGTAATTCGCTACAGCCGCAAGACCAAGGAGCAGTACGTGCAGACCGAAGTCGACGGCAAGCCAACCGGCTGGAAGGCGTACTACGACGGCGGCAAATGGACCGTCGAGGACAAGCGCTGA
- the fadB gene encoding fatty acid oxidation complex subunit alpha FadB, with translation MIYEGKAITVKALESGIVELKFDLKGESVNKFNRLTLNELRQAVDTIKADASIKGVIVSSGKDVFIVGADITEFVDNFKLPDAELIAGNLEANRIFSDFEDLNVPTVAAINGIALGGGLEMCLAADYRVMSTVAKIGLPEVKLGIYPGFGGTVRLPRLIGADNAIEWIAAGKENRAEDALKVGAVDAVVEPGKLQEAALETLKRAISGEFDYKAKRQPKLEKLKLNAIEQMMAFETAKGFVAGQAGPNYPAPVEAIKTIQKAANFGRDKALEVEATGFVKLAKTSAAQSLIGLFLNDQELKKKAKAYDEIARDVKQAAVLGAGIMGGGIAYQSASKGTPILMKDINEHGIEQGLAEAAKLLVGRVDKGRMTAAKMAEVLNGIRPTLSYGDFGHVDLVVEAVVENPKVKQAVLAEVEDKVKEDTILASNTSTISISLLAKALKRPENFVGMHFFNPVHMMPLVEVIRGEKSSEQAIATTVAYAKKMGKNPIVVNDCPGFLVNRVLFPYFGGFAKLVSAGVDFVRIDKIMEKFGWPMGPAYLMDVVGIDTGHHGRDVMAEGFPDRMKDDRRSAVDVLYEAKRLGQKNGKGFYAYETDKRGKQKKVADSSVLEVLKPIVYEQREVTDEDIINWMMIPLCLETVRCLEDGIVETAAEADMGLVYGIGFPPFRGGALRYIDSIGVAQFVALADQYADLGALYHPTAKLREMAKNGQSFFG, from the coding sequence ATGATTTACGAAGGTAAAGCCATCACGGTTAAGGCTCTTGAAAGTGGCATCGTCGAACTGAAGTTCGATCTCAAGGGTGAGTCCGTCAACAAGTTCAACCGTCTAACCCTGAATGAACTGCGTCAGGCCGTGGACACCATCAAGGCAGATGCTTCGATCAAGGGTGTGATCGTCAGCAGCGGCAAGGACGTATTCATCGTCGGTGCCGACATCACCGAGTTCGTCGACAACTTCAAGCTGCCCGATGCCGAACTGATCGCTGGCAACCTCGAAGCCAACCGTATTTTCAGCGACTTCGAAGACCTCAACGTACCGACCGTCGCGGCCATCAACGGCATCGCCTTGGGTGGCGGCCTGGAAATGTGCCTGGCAGCGGATTATCGCGTCATGTCCACTGTGGCCAAGATCGGCCTGCCGGAAGTCAAGCTGGGCATCTACCCGGGTTTTGGCGGTACCGTGCGCCTGCCGCGCCTCATCGGTGCCGACAACGCCATCGAGTGGATTGCCGCCGGCAAGGAAAACCGTGCTGAAGACGCGCTGAAAGTCGGCGCCGTGGATGCCGTGGTCGAGCCTGGCAAACTCCAGGAAGCGGCCCTTGAAACGCTCAAGCGCGCCATCAGTGGCGAGTTCGACTACAAGGCCAAGCGCCAGCCGAAGCTGGAAAAGCTCAAGCTCAACGCCATCGAACAAATGATGGCTTTCGAAACCGCCAAGGGTTTCGTCGCAGGTCAGGCAGGCCCGAACTACCCGGCGCCGGTCGAAGCGATCAAGACCATCCAGAAGGCCGCGAACTTCGGTCGCGACAAGGCCCTGGAAGTCGAAGCCACCGGTTTCGTCAAACTGGCCAAGACCTCGGCTGCACAGAGCCTGATCGGTCTGTTCCTCAATGACCAGGAACTGAAGAAAAAGGCCAAGGCCTACGACGAAATTGCTCGTGACGTGAAGCAGGCCGCCGTACTCGGCGCCGGTATCATGGGCGGCGGTATCGCCTACCAGTCGGCGTCCAAAGGCACGCCGATCCTGATGAAAGACATCAACGAACACGGTATCGAGCAGGGCCTGGCCGAAGCCGCCAAGCTGCTGGTCGGTCGTGTCGATAAAGGTCGCATGACCGCGGCGAAGATGGCCGAAGTGCTCAACGGCATTCGTCCAACCCTGTCCTACGGCGATTTTGGCCATGTCGACCTGGTGGTCGAGGCTGTAGTCGAGAACCCGAAGGTCAAGCAGGCGGTACTGGCTGAAGTCGAAGACAAGGTCAAAGAGGACACTATCCTCGCGTCGAACACCTCGACCATTTCCATCTCGCTGCTGGCCAAGGCCCTCAAGCGTCCGGAAAACTTCGTCGGCATGCACTTCTTCAATCCGGTGCACATGATGCCGCTGGTGGAAGTGATCCGTGGCGAGAAGTCCAGCGAACAAGCGATCGCCACCACCGTGGCCTACGCCAAGAAAATGGGCAAAAATCCGATCGTCGTCAACGACTGCCCGGGCTTTTTGGTCAACCGCGTACTGTTCCCGTATTTCGGCGGTTTCGCCAAGCTGGTCAGCGCCGGTGTGGACTTTGTACGCATCGACAAGATCATGGAAAAGTTCGGCTGGCCGATGGGCCCGGCGTACCTGATGGATGTGGTCGGCATCGACACCGGCCACCACGGTCGTGACGTCATGGCTGAAGGCTTTCCGGACCGCATGAAAGACGACCGCCGGTCGGCCGTCGACGTGCTCTACGAAGCCAAGCGCCTGGGCCAGAAGAATGGCAAGGGCTTCTACGCCTACGAGACCGACAAGCGCGGCAAGCAGAAGAAAGTAGCCGATTCCTCGGTGCTGGAAGTGCTCAAGCCGATCGTCTATGAGCAGCGCGAAGTCACCGACGAAGACATCATCAACTGGATGATGATCCCGCTGTGCCTCGAAACCGTGCGTTGCCTGGAAGACGGTATTGTCGAAACCGCCGCCGAAGCCGACATGGGTCTGGTCTACGGTATCGGTTTCCCTCCATTCCGTGGCGGTGCACTGCGCTACATCGACTCGATCGGTGTTGCCCAGTTCGTTGCCCTGGCTGACCAGTACGCTGATTTGGGCGCGCTGTACCACCCGACTGCGAAGCTGCGTGAAATGGCCAAGAACGGCCAGAGCTTCTTCGGTTAA
- the fadA gene encoding acetyl-CoA C-acyltransferase FadA — protein MSLNPRDVVIVDFGRTPMGRSKGGMHRNTRAEDMSAHLISKLLERNVKVDPNEVEDVIWGCVNQTLEQGWNIARMASLMTQIPHTAAGQTVSRLCGSSMSALHTAAQAIMTGNGDVFVVGGVEHMGHVSMMHGVDPNPHMSLYAAKASGMMGLTAEMLGKMHGITREQQDAFGVRSHQLAHKATVEGKFKDEIIPMQGYDENGFLKLFDYDETIRPETTLESLAALKPAFNPKGGTVTAGTSSQITDGASCMIVMSAQRAQDLGIQPMAVIRSMAVAGVDPAIMGYGPVPATQKALKRAGLSISDIDFFELNEAFAAQALPVLKDLKVLDKMNEKVNLHGGAIALGHPFGCSGARISGTLLNVMKQNGGTFGVSTMCIGLGQGIATVFERV, from the coding sequence ATGAGCTTGAATCCTAGAGACGTCGTGATTGTCGACTTCGGTCGTACGCCGATGGGCCGCTCCAAGGGCGGCATGCACCGCAACACCCGCGCCGAAGACATGTCGGCGCACCTGATCAGCAAGCTGCTGGAACGTAACGTCAAGGTCGACCCGAACGAAGTCGAAGACGTGATCTGGGGCTGTGTGAACCAGACCCTGGAGCAGGGTTGGAACATCGCCCGCATGGCATCGCTGATGACCCAGATCCCTCACACCGCAGCCGGCCAGACCGTCAGCCGCCTGTGCGGTTCGTCCATGAGCGCGCTGCATACCGCTGCTCAGGCGATCATGACCGGCAATGGTGATGTGTTCGTCGTCGGTGGTGTCGAGCACATGGGCCACGTGAGCATGATGCATGGCGTCGATCCGAACCCGCACATGTCGCTGTACGCGGCAAAAGCCTCGGGCATGATGGGGCTGACCGCGGAGATGCTCGGCAAAATGCACGGCATCACCCGCGAACAGCAGGACGCCTTCGGCGTGCGCTCCCACCAGCTCGCGCACAAGGCGACCGTGGAAGGCAAGTTCAAGGACGAAATCATCCCGATGCAGGGCTACGACGAGAACGGTTTTCTGAAACTGTTCGACTACGACGAAACCATTCGTCCGGAAACCACCCTGGAAAGCCTGGCGGCCCTCAAGCCGGCCTTCAATCCAAAGGGCGGCACCGTGACAGCCGGTACTTCCTCGCAGATCACCGACGGTGCTTCGTGCATGATCGTGATGTCGGCCCAGCGTGCCCAGGACCTGGGCATCCAGCCGATGGCGGTGATTCGTTCGATGGCCGTGGCCGGTGTTGACCCGGCAATCATGGGCTATGGTCCAGTACCGGCGACGCAGAAAGCCTTGAAGCGTGCGGGTCTGAGCATTTCCGATATCGACTTCTTCGAGCTCAACGAAGCTTTCGCCGCACAGGCCCTGCCAGTGCTGAAAGATCTGAAAGTGCTCGACAAGATGAACGAGAAGGTTAACCTGCACGGCGGCGCGATCGCCCTGGGTCACCCGTTCGGTTGCTCCGGTGCGCGTATCTCCGGCACGCTGCTCAACGTTATGAAGCAGAACGGTGGCACCTTTGGGGTGTCCACTATGTGCATTGGCCTCGGTCAGGGCATCGCCACTGTCTTCGAACGCGTCTAA
- a CDS encoding DUF1653 domain-containing protein — protein MPIQPGLYQHYKGPQYRVFSIARHSETEEEVVFYQALYGDYGFWVRPLSMFQESVEVDGEQVPRFALVQAEESPFSKP, from the coding sequence ATGCCGATACAACCTGGGCTCTACCAACATTACAAAGGTCCGCAGTACCGCGTATTCAGTATCGCGCGGCATTCCGAGACCGAGGAAGAAGTGGTCTTCTATCAAGCCCTGTATGGCGATTACGGCTTTTGGGTGCGTCCCTTGAGCATGTTCCAGGAGTCCGTCGAGGTTGACGGTGAGCAGGTGCCACGCTTTGCTTTGGTGCAGGCCGAAGAGAGCCCTTTTTCCAAGCCTTGA